Proteins found in one Chloroflexota bacterium genomic segment:
- the hemL gene encoding glutamate-1-semialdehyde 2,1-aminomutase, giving the protein MKTEKSQQLFAQAQEYLVGGVNSPVRAFKGVGGEPLFIRRGKGSHIWDEDGNEYIDYVLSWGPLILGHAHPGVIRAIKKQASLGTSFGAPTVLETELARLICSALPSVEKLRFVSSGTEACLSALRLARAYTKREKVIKFAGCYHGHGDSFLARAGSGVATLGLPDSPGVPSSLARDTIVLPYNDLEAVATAFGRQGEEVAAVIVEPAAANMGVVPPHPGFLEGLREITRRYGALLIFDEVITGFRVGWGGAQGLFGVAPDLTTLGKVIGGGLPAAAFGGNGEIMELLAPSGPVYQAGTLSGNPLAMAAGLETLKALSRPGVYEALEKKASLLERGLGGAAKRAGIPGSVNRVGSLLTLFFAPGPVTDYASALASDREAYRRFFWKMLGEGVYLPPSPFEAWFLSLAHTHRDIQATLAAAGSALGERRIGKGPK; this is encoded by the coding sequence ATGAAGACCGAAAAGTCGCAGCAGCTTTTCGCCCAGGCCCAGGAATACCTGGTGGGGGGGGTGAACAGCCCGGTGAGGGCCTTTAAGGGGGTGGGGGGCGAGCCCCTGTTCATCAGGAGGGGGAAGGGCTCCCATATCTGGGACGAGGACGGCAACGAGTATATCGACTATGTCCTCTCCTGGGGCCCCCTTATCCTGGGCCACGCCCACCCCGGGGTGATAAGGGCAATAAAGAAACAGGCCTCCCTGGGCACCAGCTTCGGCGCTCCCACCGTCCTGGAGACGGAGCTGGCCCGGCTTATCTGCTCGGCCCTGCCCTCCGTTGAGAAGCTCCGCTTTGTCAGCTCGGGCACCGAGGCCTGCCTTTCTGCCCTGCGGCTGGCGCGGGCCTATACCAAAAGGGAGAAGGTCATCAAGTTCGCCGGGTGCTACCACGGCCACGGCGATAGCTTTCTTGCCCGGGCGGGTTCAGGGGTGGCCACCCTGGGCCTCCCCGATAGCCCGGGGGTCCCCTCCTCCCTGGCCCGGGACACCATCGTCTTGCCCTACAATGACCTGGAGGCGGTCGCCACCGCCTTCGGCCGGCAGGGGGAGGAGGTGGCGGCGGTCATTGTGGAGCCAGCGGCCGCCAACATGGGGGTGGTCCCCCCCCACCCCGGCTTCCTGGAGGGCCTCCGGGAGATAACCCGCCGCTACGGCGCCCTTCTGATTTTTGATGAGGTCATCACCGGCTTCCGGGTGGGGTGGGGAGGGGCCCAGGGCCTCTTCGGCGTTGCCCCTGACCTCACCACCCTGGGGAAGGTCATCGGGGGCGGGCTCCCCGCAGCGGCCTTCGGGGGGAATGGGGAAATCATGGAGCTCCTGGCCCCCTCCGGCCCTGTTTACCAGGCGGGGACCCTCTCCGGGAACCCCCTGGCCATGGCGGCAGGGCTGGAGACCCTGAAGGCCCTGTCCCGCCCCGGAGTATATGAGGCCCTGGAGAAAAAGGCCTCCCTCCTGGAAAGGGGGCTGGGGGGGGCCGCAAAAAGGGCAGGGATACCCGGCAGCGTGAACCGGGTGGGCTCCCTCCTCACGCTTTTCTTCGCCCCAGGGCCGGTAACCGATTACGCCTCCGCCCTGGCCTCGGACCGGGAGGCCTACCGGCGGTTCTTCTGGAAGATGCTGGGAGAGGGGGTATATCTCCCGCCTTCCCCCTTTGAGGCCTGGTTCCTTTCCCTGGCCCACACCCACCGGGATATTCAGGCCACCCTGGCCGCCGCCGGGTCCGCCCTGGGGGAGAGACGAATAGGGAAAGGGCCAAAGTGA
- a CDS encoding PAC2 family protein, whose product MRKKIEGLILYEAPKLREPYLVAGFSGWPNAGEVATGAVGYLKDKLRATRFAEISPEEYYDFTSQRPAVVVEGGSLKALSFPANEFFHCKGKKKGHDLILLLGNEPHLRWLHFCQALLEVARAFRVVRVIALGAVFDRLPHTIEPRVTGIVNRARLKEGLGRLGIELTDYRGPSSFHSTLLMACTRRRMDALSIWGHVPHYISVANPQVCLTLVNKLVGMLDLELDLSDLERPAQELGRVLDQLMAQNPQLKGHVETLEKEYGREKTPSPLHPEDVLKDVEEFLKRERGG is encoded by the coding sequence GTGCGGAAAAAGATAGAGGGCCTCATCCTCTACGAGGCCCCCAAGCTCCGGGAACCTTATCTGGTGGCGGGCTTCTCCGGCTGGCCCAACGCCGGGGAGGTGGCCACGGGGGCAGTGGGCTATCTCAAGGACAAGCTCCGGGCCACCCGCTTCGCCGAGATAAGCCCCGAGGAATACTACGACTTCACCTCCCAGCGCCCCGCGGTGGTGGTGGAGGGAGGCTCGCTCAAAGCCCTCAGCTTCCCAGCCAATGAGTTTTTCCACTGCAAGGGCAAGAAGAAGGGCCATGACCTCATCCTCCTCCTGGGGAACGAGCCCCATCTCCGCTGGCTCCACTTCTGCCAGGCCCTTCTGGAAGTGGCCCGGGCTTTTCGGGTGGTCCGGGTTATCGCCCTGGGCGCGGTCTTTGACCGTCTGCCCCATACCATAGAGCCCCGGGTAACAGGGATTGTCAACCGGGCCCGGCTGAAAGAGGGGCTGGGGCGCTTGGGGATTGAGCTCACGGACTACCGGGGCCCCTCCAGCTTCCATTCCACCCTCCTTATGGCCTGCACCCGCCGGCGCATGGACGCCCTGAGTATCTGGGGCCATGTCCCCCACTACATATCGGTGGCCAACCCCCAGGTCTGCCTCACGCTGGTGAACAAGCTGGTGGGGATGCTGGACCTGGAACTGGACCTCTCCGACCTGGAAAGGCCCGCCCAGGAGCTGGGCCGGGTCCTGGACCAACTCATGGCCCAGAACCCGCAGCTGAAGGGCCACGTGGAGACCCTGGAAAAGGAATACGGCCGGGAAAAGACCCCCTCCCCCCTCCACCCCGAGGATGTCCTGAAAGATGTGGAGGAATTCCTCAAGAGGGAAAGGGGGGGCTAG
- the hemB gene encoding porphobilinogen synthase, with product MSTFPQLRLRRLRRTQGLRGLVRETRLSVQDLVYPLFVVPGRAQRQEITSMPGICRLSPDMAAKEAEEAHKLGIPAVLLFGIPSRKDEEGSEACDPRGIVQEAIREIKGTVPELVVITDVCLCEYTTHGHCGVVTGGEVDNDRTLELLARAALSQAEARADIVAPSAMMDGQVASIRERLDEQGFSHIPIMAYSAKYASAFFEPFREAVESAPKFGHRRGYQMDPANVREAMREIEQDVMEGADIILVKPALAYLDVIAQARDNFPYPLAAYNVSGEYAMVKAAAQNGWLEERRAALEVLTAIKRAGTDFIITYHAKEAARWLKEG from the coding sequence ATGAGCACTTTTCCTCAGCTGAGGCTGCGGAGGCTGCGCCGCACTCAGGGCCTGCGGGGTCTGGTCCGGGAGACCAGGCTCTCCGTCCAGGACCTGGTCTATCCCCTCTTTGTGGTCCCCGGCCGGGCCCAGCGCCAGGAAATTACCTCCATGCCCGGTATCTGCCGCCTCTCCCCTGATATGGCCGCTAAGGAGGCGGAGGAGGCCCACAAGCTGGGCATCCCGGCTGTCCTACTCTTCGGCATCCCTTCGCGGAAGGACGAGGAGGGCTCAGAGGCCTGTGACCCCCGGGGCATCGTCCAGGAGGCCATACGGGAGATAAAGGGGACTGTGCCGGAACTTGTGGTCATCACCGATGTCTGCCTCTGTGAATATACTACCCACGGCCACTGCGGGGTGGTGACAGGGGGGGAGGTGGACAACGATCGCACTCTGGAGCTCCTGGCCCGCGCTGCCCTCTCCCAGGCCGAGGCCAGGGCTGATATCGTGGCCCCCTCCGCCATGATGGACGGGCAGGTGGCCTCTATCCGGGAGAGGCTGGATGAGCAGGGCTTCTCCCATATCCCCATCATGGCCTATTCCGCCAAATACGCCTCCGCCTTCTTTGAGCCCTTCCGCGAGGCGGTGGAGTCCGCCCCCAAGTTCGGCCACCGCCGGGGCTACCAGATGGACCCCGCCAATGTCCGGGAGGCCATGAGGGAGATTGAGCAGGATGTGATGGAGGGGGCCGATATCATCCTGGTCAAGCCCGCTCTCGCCTACCTGGATGTCATCGCCCAGGCCAGGGACAACTTCCCGTATCCCCTGGCCGCCTACAATGTCAGCGGGGAATACGCCATGGTGAAGGCCGCCGCCCAAAATGGCTGGCTGGAGGAGAGGAGGGCCGCCCTGGAGGTCCTCACCGCCATCAAGAGGGCGGGGACGGACTTCATCATCACCTACCACGCCAAGGAGGCCGCCCGGTGGCTGAAAGAGGGCTAG
- the hemA gene encoding glutamyl-tRNA reductase, with protein MFLLAVGLSHKTAPLEVRERAALTPEAVKSALRSLPRHILGGVILSTCNRSEVYALGTDSSLSPQELEDFLSSQRGRELGNFSPYTYSYTQEEAMRHLFRVTAGVDSMVLGEDQIQGQVRQALDLALAARSCPRPLSRLFRHALMVGKRARRETLISHYPVSVSHVAVLLARKLLGDLAPCNIIIISAGETGKLTGKIVKGCGAGQVMVTNRTYSRAQALARTLGGQAVPFSQLPRVMAASDIVISSTGAPGFILGPSQVAESMAGRPQRPLLLIDIAVPRDIDPGVKGIPGVSLYNIDDLQAISQVGLEERQREVKRVEAIVEEEIGRAKRWWRAQEAVPAIVALREKAEAIRQREVEKSLKALGLPPHGRERVDRLTKAILNKLLHPTITRLKRDPGLRQAALELFGLEEKPPE; from the coding sequence TTGTTCCTGCTTGCCGTTGGCCTCAGCCACAAGACAGCCCCCCTGGAGGTGCGGGAGAGGGCAGCCCTCACCCCCGAGGCGGTGAAGTCCGCCCTCCGCTCCCTGCCCCGGCATATCCTGGGGGGGGTAATCCTCTCCACCTGCAACCGCAGTGAGGTCTACGCCCTGGGGACCGATTCATCCCTCTCCCCGCAGGAACTGGAGGACTTCCTCAGCTCCCAGCGTGGGCGGGAGCTGGGAAACTTCTCCCCGTATACATATAGCTACACCCAGGAGGAGGCCATGCGCCACCTTTTCCGGGTGACGGCGGGGGTGGACTCCATGGTCCTGGGGGAAGACCAGATTCAGGGGCAGGTGCGCCAGGCCCTGGACCTGGCCCTGGCGGCCCGCTCCTGCCCCCGGCCCCTCTCCCGCCTCTTCCGCCATGCCCTCATGGTGGGCAAGAGGGCAAGGCGTGAGACCCTCATCTCCCACTACCCAGTCTCGGTGAGCCATGTGGCTGTCCTCCTGGCCCGCAAGCTCCTGGGGGACCTGGCCCCCTGTAACATCATCATCATCAGCGCCGGGGAGACGGGGAAGCTCACCGGCAAGATAGTGAAGGGATGCGGAGCGGGCCAGGTGATGGTCACCAACCGGACCTATTCTCGGGCCCAGGCCCTGGCCCGCACTCTGGGTGGCCAGGCCGTTCCCTTCTCCCAGCTCCCCCGGGTCATGGCCGCATCGGATATTGTTATCAGCAGCACCGGGGCCCCCGGCTTCATCCTGGGCCCCTCCCAGGTAGCGGAGTCCATGGCGGGAAGGCCCCAGCGGCCCCTCCTGCTCATTGATATCGCCGTGCCCAGGGACATTGACCCCGGCGTGAAAGGCATACCCGGGGTCTCCCTATATAACATAGACGACCTCCAGGCCATCTCCCAGGTAGGCCTGGAGGAGCGGCAGAGGGAGGTCAAGAGGGTGGAGGCCATCGTGGAGGAGGAGATAGGGAGGGCCAAACGCTGGTGGCGGGCCCAGGAGGCCGTCCCCGCCATCGTCGCCCTGAGGGAGAAGGCCGAGGCCATCCGGCAGAGGGAAGTTGAGAAGAGCCTCAAGGCCCTGGGCCTCCCGCCCCATGGCCGGGAGAGGGTGGACCGGCTCACCAAGGCCATCCTGAACAAGCTCCTCCACCCCACCATCACCAGGCTCAAGCGGGACCCGGGCCTCCGCCAGGCCGCCCTTGAGCTCTTCGGCCTGGAGGAAAAGCCCCCTGAATAG
- the fabF gene encoding beta-ketoacyl-ACP synthase II, which produces MKRVVITGMGSVTPLGIGVEPSWQALREGRSGIGPVTFFDPSPFKCQVAGEVKGFNPLDFMDEKTSRRMDRFIQFAVAAARMAVGDSGLKIDSGNEDRVGTVIGTGMGTYHSFEQAHALVMQGAHSQVSPFFMVTTCPNMAAAVVSILFRARGPQHCPVEACSTGTNALGLAFRLIQIGEADAFIAGGTDAGIMETFFAGLDATGATTRNNRDPQRASRPFDATRDGFVSSEGAGILLLEELGHALGRGAKIYAEVVGWGHNCDAYHYTSPSPDGTGPAHCMTMALRDAGLGPEEVDYINAHGTSTKANDVSETRAIKRAFGEHAKKLAVSSNKSMLGHMWGAAGAVEAIFSVLTIREGIIPPTINYQHPDPQCDLDYVPNIARKAPVRVALSNSFGFGGINGSIILRAFEG; this is translated from the coding sequence ATGAAAAGGGTGGTTATCACCGGTATGGGGTCGGTTACCCCCCTGGGAATAGGCGTGGAGCCTTCCTGGCAGGCCCTGCGGGAGGGCCGGTCGGGTATCGGGCCGGTAACCTTTTTTGACCCCTCCCCCTTCAAATGTCAGGTTGCTGGGGAGGTCAAAGGCTTCAACCCCCTGGACTTCATGGATGAAAAGACATCCCGGCGCATGGACCGCTTTATCCAATTTGCGGTCGCCGCCGCCCGGATGGCGGTGGGGGATTCAGGGCTAAAGATAGATTCCGGCAATGAGGACCGGGTGGGGACGGTCATCGGGACCGGTATGGGCACATACCACAGCTTTGAGCAGGCCCATGCCCTGGTGATGCAGGGGGCCCACAGCCAGGTCTCCCCCTTCTTCATGGTGACCACCTGTCCCAACATGGCGGCAGCGGTAGTGTCCATCCTTTTCCGGGCCCGGGGGCCCCAGCACTGCCCCGTGGAGGCCTGTTCCACCGGCACCAACGCCCTGGGCCTGGCCTTCCGTCTCATCCAGATAGGGGAGGCCGACGCCTTCATCGCCGGCGGGACCGATGCGGGCATTATGGAGACTTTCTTCGCCGGGCTGGACGCCACCGGGGCCACTACCAGGAATAATAGAGACCCCCAGCGGGCCAGCCGCCCCTTTGATGCCACCCGGGACGGATTTGTCAGCTCCGAGGGGGCCGGCATTTTGCTTCTTGAGGAGCTGGGCCATGCCCTAGGAAGGGGGGCAAAAATCTATGCCGAGGTGGTGGGGTGGGGCCACAACTGCGATGCCTACCACTACACCTCCCCCTCCCCCGACGGGACGGGGCCCGCCCACTGTATGACGATGGCCCTCAGGGATGCGGGGCTAGGGCCGGAGGAGGTGGACTACATCAATGCCCACGGCACCTCCACCAAGGCCAACGATGTCTCGGAGACCCGGGCCATAAAAAGGGCCTTTGGAGAACACGCCAAGAAGCTGGCGGTGAGCTCCAACAAGTCCATGCTGGGCCACATGTGGGGGGCGGCGGGGGCGGTGGAGGCCATCTTCTCTGTCCTCACCATAAGGGAAGGCATCATCCCCCCCACCATCAACTACCAGCACCCCGACCCCCAGTGCGACCTGGACTATGTCCCCAATATAGCCCGGAAGGCCCCGGTGAGGGTCGCCCTCTCCAACTCTTTCGGCTTCGGCGGCATCAACGGCTCCATCATCCTCAGGGCCTTTGAGGGATAG
- a CDS encoding YwiC-like family protein — MGRPDHKDPLAPPIPGEPGPWAMSLTAMVVGIGVAGVSWAALFFVLSALSLFLLREPLETLGRGNFGRRQGLWGLIYLGLALLFAVPLLLWGRWFILPLGAVAGLALLGHILLVRHRKERAWWGELVGIGGLSLGAWGAYYASLGVLNEIGAFLGLLVFLYLGSSVFFVKMMVRRKGECPLRKRLGLGRDVLLYQALLWPLLLGLGLGGLVPLWTLLAFVPLAFKVFLAVFLGARPASIRALGRQEVAYSTIFAVILVLAFRLS, encoded by the coding sequence ATGGGTCGCCCGGATCATAAAGACCCGCTAGCCCCTCCCATCCCCGGCGAGCCAGGGCCCTGGGCCATGAGCCTCACCGCCATGGTGGTGGGGATAGGGGTTGCAGGAGTTTCATGGGCCGCTCTTTTCTTTGTCCTCTCGGCCCTGTCTCTGTTCCTGCTCCGGGAGCCCCTGGAGACCCTGGGCAGGGGGAATTTCGGCCGCCGGCAGGGCCTCTGGGGCTTGATATACCTGGGCCTGGCGCTTCTCTTTGCGGTGCCCCTTCTCCTCTGGGGGCGATGGTTTATCCTGCCGCTGGGGGCTGTCGCCGGCCTTGCCCTCCTGGGGCACATCCTCCTGGTGAGGCACAGGAAGGAGAGGGCCTGGTGGGGGGAGCTGGTGGGGATTGGGGGGCTGTCCCTGGGGGCCTGGGGTGCCTATTATGCCTCCCTGGGGGTCCTGAATGAGATAGGGGCCTTCCTGGGGCTGCTGGTCTTCCTTTACCTGGGCTCCAGCGTCTTCTTTGTCAAGATGATGGTGCGCCGCAAGGGGGAGTGCCCCTTAAGGAAGCGCCTGGGGCTGGGGCGGGATGTCCTCCTCTATCAAGCCCTACTCTGGCCTCTCCTCCTGGGCCTGGGCCTGGGGGGGCTGGTTCCCCTCTGGACCCTGCTGGCCTTCGTCCCCCTCGCTTTCAAGGTATTCCTGGCCGTCTTTCTCGGGGCGAGGCCTGCGTCTATCCGGGCCCTGGGGAGGCAGGAGGTGGCCTACAGCACCATTTTCGCCGTTATCCTTGTCCTGGCCTTCCGCCTCTCCTAG
- a CDS encoding arsenate reductase ArsC — protein MCHSEHSEESRFADFRKQALVLFICVGNTCRSQMAEALFNHYAPPGWRAVSAGTQPGKEVHPLALKALKEIGIEHQGRPKPLTGDMLVKASLIVAVCTEAEACPVVPGKKIEHWGIPDPFSPNDDKYLPLYREARDIIKEKVLKLVEKLAKG, from the coding sequence ATGTGTCATTCTGAGCATAGCGAAGAATCTCGTTTCGCTGATTTCCGCAAGCAAGCACTAGTCCTCTTTATCTGTGTGGGCAACACCTGCCGCAGCCAGATGGCCGAGGCCCTGTTCAACCACTACGCCCCGCCGGGCTGGAGGGCTGTCTCCGCGGGGACCCAGCCAGGGAAGGAAGTCCACCCCCTGGCCCTGAAAGCCCTGAAGGAGATAGGGATTGAACACCAGGGCCGGCCCAAGCCCCTGACCGGGGACATGCTGGTCAAGGCTTCCCTCATAGTAGCAGTGTGCACTGAGGCCGAGGCGTGTCCGGTGGTGCCTGGGAAGAAGATAGAGCACTGGGGCATCCCCGACCCCTTCAGCCCCAACGATGATAAATATCTGCCCCTTTACCGGGAGGCCCGGGATATCATTAAGGAAAAGGTCCTCAAGCTGGTAGAGAAGCTGGCCAAAGGATGA
- the hemC gene encoding hydroxymethylbilane synthase: protein MNRPLVLGSRGSLLALTQTQEVLEGLQALYPRREFSIRKIETRGDILRDVPLSRIGGKGVFVKEVQEALRRGEVDMAVHSFKDLPTEPNPGITVACITRRLDPRDALVSREGLSLDGLPPGARVGTSSPRRSAQLKAFRPDLALVEMRGNMDTRLRKVASGMVETAVVAAAGLLRLGWGDRISQFIPPEICLPSVGQGALAVEMREGDAELAEMLAALDHPPTRLAITAERAFLEALGGGCHYPIAALGEMAGQRLLLQGLVASPTGERVLRDKAEGENPEATGRALAQKLLEQGAGEILKEVAL, encoded by the coding sequence CTGAATAGGCCCCTCGTCCTGGGCTCCCGGGGAAGCCTGCTGGCCCTGACCCAGACCCAGGAGGTGCTGGAAGGCCTTCAGGCCCTCTATCCTCGCCGGGAGTTCAGCATCAGAAAGATAGAGACCCGGGGGGACATACTGCGGGATGTGCCCCTGTCCCGGATAGGGGGGAAAGGGGTCTTTGTCAAGGAGGTCCAGGAGGCCCTCCGGCGGGGGGAGGTGGATATGGCCGTCCACAGCTTCAAGGACCTGCCCACCGAGCCCAATCCCGGCATCACCGTGGCCTGCATCACCCGCCGTCTGGACCCCAGGGATGCCCTGGTATCCCGGGAGGGCCTGTCCCTGGACGGGCTGCCCCCCGGGGCCAGGGTGGGGACCTCCAGCCCCCGCCGCTCCGCCCAGCTAAAAGCCTTCCGCCCCGACCTGGCCCTGGTGGAAATGAGGGGCAACATGGACACCCGGCTGAGGAAGGTGGCCTCCGGCATGGTGGAGACGGCGGTGGTGGCGGCGGCGGGGCTCCTCCGCCTGGGCTGGGGGGATAGGATTAGCCAGTTTATCCCGCCGGAGATTTGCCTGCCCTCGGTGGGGCAGGGGGCCCTGGCAGTGGAGATGAGGGAGGGGGATGCGGAACTGGCGGAGATGCTGGCCGCCCTGGACCACCCCCCCACCCGCCTGGCCATCACAGCAGAAAGGGCCTTCCTGGAGGCCCTGGGGGGCGGTTGTCATTACCCCATCGCCGCCCTGGGGGAGATGGCTGGCCAACGCCTCCTCCTCCAGGGGCTGGTGGCCTCCCCCACCGGGGAAAGGGTGCTCCGGGACAAGGCCGAGGGGGAAAACCCCGAGGCCACCGGCCGGGCATTGGCCCAGAAGCTCCTGGAGCAGGGGGCAGGGGAAATCTTGAAGGAGGTGGCCCTCTGA
- a CDS encoding Crp/Fnr family transcriptional regulator: MISPVFIAALPYFAGLRAEEIEDIRRAVFERTCDRNEVIAMEGEPCLAVYFVARGSVKIVKTSVDGREQVLRVMRHGDSFNDVPLFDDGPNPATAVSLEPTIIWGIPKEKMLEFLRRYPRVAENVLRVFSQRLRHLVALVEDLSFRHVTSRLAKMLLEYEGEGEHRLTQQEMAALVGTAREMVGRSLKGLEAMGAIKAERKHITILNRGVLQELV, translated from the coding sequence ATGATAAGTCCGGTCTTCATCGCCGCCCTCCCCTATTTTGCAGGGCTAAGGGCCGAGGAGATAGAAGACATCCGCCGGGCGGTCTTTGAGAGGACCTGTGACCGCAATGAGGTCATCGCCATGGAAGGGGAGCCCTGCCTGGCGGTGTATTTTGTGGCCAGGGGCTCGGTGAAGATAGTCAAGACCTCGGTGGACGGGAGGGAACAGGTGCTGAGGGTGATGCGGCACGGCGATTCCTTCAACGATGTCCCCCTCTTTGATGATGGCCCCAACCCCGCCACCGCCGTGTCCCTGGAGCCCACCATTATATGGGGCATTCCCAAGGAGAAGATGCTGGAGTTCCTGCGCCGTTACCCCAGGGTAGCCGAGAATGTCCTCCGGGTCTTTTCCCAGCGGCTGAGGCACCTGGTGGCACTGGTGGAGGACCTCTCCTTCCGCCATGTTACCTCCCGCCTTGCCAAGATGCTCCTGGAATATGAGGGGGAAGGGGAGCACCGGCTCACCCAGCAGGAGATGGCCGCCCTGGTGGGCACCGCCCGGGAGATGGTGGGGCGGAGCCTGAAAGGCCTGGAGGCCATGGGGGCCATAAAGGCAGAAAGAAAGCACATCACAATCCTGAACCGCGGGGTCCTCCAGGAGCTGGTATAG
- the cobA gene encoding uroporphyrinogen-III C-methyltransferase produces METGKVYLVGAGPGDPGLITFKGLQLLHHAQVVVYDRLVAKDLLKCPPKGAELIYAGKARGVRAFDQEEINRTLIEKAREGKLVVRLKGGDPFVLGRGGEEAEALARAGVPFEVVPGVSSAVAAPAYAGIPVTHRQFASSFAVITGQPGEEKERLDWARLAGGADTLVFLMGVENLSRIARELIRHGRPPTTPAALIQWGTRPQQRTITATLQDIAARTKEEKLAPPAVLVVGEVVSLRPLLSWFEKKPLLGKRVLVTRPTTEASRLSALLAREGAQPVEVPTIETYSAPSPRLDRALDRLGEYDWVVFTSPKGIEAFFERLFARGKDARALGQARLLAIGPATGESLKPYGLRADLVPREYSTEGIAREMASQDLKGTRVLLPRTNLAGEGLGEGLRALGARVDQAVAYRTRLTKERDIKKKIKGIDMVAFTSSSTVQGLFRALRGSWEALAGARVACIGPQTADTAKGLGLKVDIEAPEHTIPGLVRAMVEYCQKGAG; encoded by the coding sequence ATGGAAACAGGGAAGGTGTATCTTGTAGGGGCGGGGCCGGGGGACCCGGGGCTTATCACTTTCAAGGGCCTCCAGCTCCTCCATCATGCCCAGGTGGTGGTCTATGATCGCCTGGTGGCAAAGGACCTGCTGAAGTGCCCCCCTAAAGGGGCGGAGCTTATCTATGCGGGAAAGGCCCGCGGGGTAAGGGCCTTTGACCAAGAGGAGATAAACCGGACCCTCATAGAGAAGGCCCGGGAGGGGAAACTCGTGGTCCGGCTTAAAGGGGGAGACCCCTTTGTCCTGGGGAGGGGTGGGGAGGAGGCGGAGGCCCTGGCCCGGGCCGGGGTCCCCTTTGAGGTGGTCCCCGGCGTCTCCTCTGCCGTAGCCGCCCCTGCCTATGCCGGCATCCCGGTAACCCACCGCCAGTTTGCCTCCTCCTTCGCCGTCATCACCGGGCAACCCGGGGAGGAAAAGGAACGCCTGGACTGGGCCCGGCTGGCTGGGGGGGCGGATACCCTGGTCTTCCTCATGGGGGTGGAGAACCTGTCCAGGATTGCCCGGGAGCTCATCCGCCACGGCCGACCCCCCACCACCCCCGCCGCCCTCATCCAGTGGGGGACCCGCCCTCAGCAGAGAACTATTACGGCCACATTACAGGACATCGCCGCCAGGACCAAGGAGGAAAAGCTGGCCCCCCCGGCGGTGCTGGTGGTTGGAGAGGTGGTGAGCCTGCGCCCCCTCCTTTCCTGGTTTGAAAAGAAGCCCCTCCTGGGGAAAAGGGTGCTGGTCACACGGCCCACCACTGAGGCTAGCCGCCTCTCCGCCCTCCTGGCCCGGGAGGGTGCCCAGCCAGTGGAGGTCCCCACCATAGAGACCTATTCTGCCCCCAGCCCGCGCCTGGACAGGGCCCTGGACAGGCTGGGGGAATACGACTGGGTGGTCTTTACCAGCCCGAAGGGGATAGAGGCCTTCTTTGAGAGACTCTTCGCCCGGGGAAAGGACGCCCGGGCCCTGGGCCAGGCCCGCCTCCTGGCCATCGGCCCCGCCACGGGAGAGTCCCTGAAACCCTATGGCCTCCGCGCGGACCTGGTCCCCCGGGAGTATTCCACCGAGGGCATCGCCAGGGAGATGGCCTCCCAGGACCTGAAGGGTACCCGCGTCCTCCTCCCCCGCACCAACCTTGCGGGGGAGGGGCTGGGGGAAGGGCTCCGGGCCCTGGGGGCCAGGGTGGACCAGGCGGTGGCCTACCGGACCCGCCTCACAAAAGAAAGGGACATCAAGAAGAAAATAAAGGGGATAGACATGGTCGCCTTCACCAGCTCCTCCACCGTCCAGGGCCTCTTCCGGGCCCTGAGGGGGAGCTGGGAGGCCCTGGCCGGTGCCCGGGTGGCCTGCATCGGCCCCCAGACCGCCGACACCGCCAAGGGGCTGGGCCTGAAGGTAGATATAGAAGCCCCGGAACACACCATCCCCGGCCTGGTGAGGGCCATGGTGGAATACTGCCAGAAAGGAGCGGGATGA
- a CDS encoding DUF2249 domain-containing protein has protein sequence MRRNLLLDVSQRPPRESQRRLLDVFDRAMTGDSIKLVSDSAVAPICQVLYEEREGQFLCHMHKEAPGEWVARIIKTR, from the coding sequence ATGAGAAGAAATCTCCTCTTGGATGTTTCGCAACGCCCGCCCCGGGAGAGCCAGAGACGTCTCCTGGACGTCTTTGACCGGGCTATGACGGGGGATAGCATAAAGCTCGTAAGCGACTCTGCTGTCGCACCTATCTGCCAGGTCCTCTATGAGGAAAGGGAAGGCCAGTTCCTCTGCCATATGCATAAAGAAGCCCCCGGGGAATGGGTCGCCCGGATCATAAAGACCCGCTAG